In the Balaenoptera musculus isolate JJ_BM4_2016_0621 chromosome 2, mBalMus1.pri.v3, whole genome shotgun sequence genome, AGCACTGACGAGCTGGACGAGCGGCAAGTGCAGCTCTTGGCGGAGATGTGCATCCTCATCGACGAGAACGACCGGAGGATCGGGGCGGAGACCAAGAAGAACTGCCATCTGAACGAGAACATCGAGAGAGGTGCCCGCGGGGGCGGTGGGCGGGTCGGGTTCCCGGGCGGGAGCCCCGTTTCCTTCGGACCCCAAAGCGACAGGCAAGTAACTGGCCTTTTAAAACTCAATTCATCGTATGTCTTTTGCTTTCAGGATTATTGCATCGAGCTTTTAGTGTTTTCTTATTCAACACTGAAAATAagctcctgctgcagcagagaTCAGACGCTAAAATTACCTTTCCAGGTTAGTGTGCTTTGTGTAGTGTTTTGTTGGCGACTGTATTTAGTTTTTCACGTGGAACTTCTGGTAGCcaaggtcaaaaaagaaatcttgtgaATGACTTAGTTTTATATTCTTCATACAAAAAAATTTATACGGCGGATGCAACCTAATAAGACGTAAGGTTTATCCTAATAAAGGATAAAAACTGCTAAGTATGTGTAGATTCATATGTAACTTTCTAAATTGTATCTAATACACGTTATGATGTTTTGCTTAAGAAGgcgtttttaaaaacttatctacACAAGTGTCTTTCACAAAATGGTTGCTGATAGCTCGCTCATTATAACAGATTTAGAAATCCTCaagaatcattttgtttttctgttacttttaaaatttaaagttttcttaatcTTTCAGACCTGCTTTGAAGAAGAGTTAATGCACATCTATATTAACGTGTTCCAGGTTGTTTTACGAATACTTGCTGTAGTCATCCCTTAAATAATCCACGAGAGCTTGAAGAAAACAATGCAATTGGAGTAAGGCGAGCAGCACAGAGGCGTTTAAAGGCCGAATTGGGAATTCCCATGGAAGAGGTAAGCAGCCATACTAGCTGAAATCTAAAACACATTGAAACAATTTTTAGTAAAACATTAAATTTAGGTGTAGCCTTCTGCTTTGTAAATCTCTTGCTTTTTTAGCCCAAGAAAGCCCATTGGATAAAGGTTAAATTTTGATTTCATAATACTTGTCGATATTTAATTCAGTACCAAAATGGATTGATCTGTTAACCAGTTTATAAAGTTGACTGTGTTTTATAATTGATCAGATCAAAGATGAATATTTTCTTGTGAACTACAGATCTGATTGGGTGAattgaaataatctttttttccctggAATTGTCCCCTTTAATAATACACGAATAAATAATCTCTCAtttagttaaaatggtaaatttttttcTCCCGTAAGTTAATATTAAGATGTGAGGCAGAATGGCACACTTCTAGTTAGagtgactgcttttctttttttctttaatacaggATTTTTCAATAAATCTACTTCTGTTTTTGGTCCTATGGGAAAAGTGTCAGATACTTGAaactatttaatattattaaatactaTTTCCATATATTAATAGGAGACTAATGTTTCAAAAGTTGTCATTATAAAACTAGTTCTGTTGTTCAAGGTATTACTGAAATGTAGTGGGTTGATTTAGATTACTTTATTGTTGGTATTTtggaggtttttggttttttgtcctAGGTTCCTCCAGAAGAAATTAATTATCTAACACGAATCCATTACAAGGCTCAATCTGATGGTATCTGGGGAGAACATGAAATTGATTACATTTTGTTTGTGAAGAAGAACGTGACCTTGAATCCAGATCCCAATGAGATTAAAAGCTATTGTTACGTATCAAAGGAAGAACTAGAAGAACTTCTGGAAAAGGCAGCCCGTGGTGAAATTAAGATAACTCCGTGGTTTCAAATTATTGCAGAGACTTTTCTCTTTAGGTGGTGGGATAACTTAAATCATTTGAATCAGTTTGTTGACCATGAGAAAATACACAGAATGTAGATGTGGAGATGAATGATTACTAAAGTACTAAAGAATTTCTCTACTTAGAAAACttaagatgaattttttaaaaacctggttCCCCATTAGAACTCTCATTGGAAATACTGATACTTCACAACCAGAATTTGTGTGGAAAAGAATTCTTGATTTGTGTCATACAACCCATATATGTTAACTGcaatttgtagaaaatatttgagattataaaaagagcaaataaacttAATTTAACCTATCTAAACACATGGTTATGACAAATTTGAACAAATAAGtgaagttcttcatttttttatatattgtgattAACATTTTCAGAAGACTTGTAGAGCACTTTGCTGTTTGCCAGGTGCTTGacatatctttaaatttttatcatagTCCAGAAAAACGTGCAATGGAAAACTATTTGCTTATCTACTTCAAAACAGTTCAAATTAACTTTTCAGATTGAGATTAATATAGAACAGGTTCAAGGGAATTAAATGGTATATATCCTGATTTCTGTCATtgttaattttgtgttttaatcaTTCTGGAAGTATTCTGATACTTAAAGTCAAACATTGTTTTTGGTAATGACATTGGCTAGGTTAAGTCATTTAAATAATCGTTGCTGATTAGCAAAGTCTGTGGTTTTCAGAGTTACTGGGGTCAGGCTAGTTGTAAAATGGAACTTGAGTCAGTTGGGTCATACTCTACAACAGGGTATTTTAGCCTTGGCACTGCTGATGTTTGGGTTGGATAATTCTTTTGGGGGCTCATCCTTTGTGTTGTAGGATTTAGCAGCATCCCCAGGTTCTACATAAAATGCTGttggcacccctccccccatggcAGCCCCAGTGACACCAGATGCCGAATGTCTCCTCCAGGACAGCGTCACccacagttgagaaccactgttctgctGAGTCAGGCCATGTTGTAGGGGgaaaattatcaaaaagaaagGCTAACATTCATGTTAAATAGATTTGGGTTATGGAATATGTGTGTATTCATATTTAAAGTACACTTTGACTAATGTACTTCTTTAAACTCTTGCCATAGACTTCTCAGATTTGAAATCTTAAGACAGCTTTATTATCTTTGAATGCTGTGTATTagtaagtaataaagaaaaagataaaaatttgtttcttacaaagctaaatgttttataaattcaatagaaaaatcCATTTGTTAACCCTGAACAGTTAATTTCAGGCAAGACTGTGTAGCTGATAGtaactttattgaaaaataaaaacaaaactaaattacCACATTTTGATACTGTTGTCTAGTTTGTTAAAACTTCAATACAGTAATAGGTCAACCTGCCTATGGTAGCTTAAGTGATAAATGACATAGAGcttcaaaatgcatttttatattgtttctagTTCTTTAGGAGGAACTTTTAGGCTAAAAGACACATGTAACCAGTTACTGGGTAGCTACAGTGGCTAGTGGTTGCCATATGGGCAGTGGCATCTTAGACTTTTAGTTGCTGGACAAACCACTGACAACAGGTACAGAGCAGAGGGAGCCATCTATAaaactttattctctttattgatattcctGGTTTGTTCACTGTTTTTTCTGACTTTGTCCACGTCTTCCTTTAGCTCCTTGAGCATCTTTAAGGCAGTGTCTAGTAAGTCTGTCATGTCTTCCTGAGGgacagtttctcagttttttcctttaatggaccacactttcctatttctttgtatgtgaATTTTTAGTTGTTGTTGGGTATCTGTACCCCCCGAGGTCTTCACTTCTCTCACTTCCTTTCCCACTGTGTGTCTTTCCCTGGACACAGACATGCTGACTTTCTAAATTCCCCTGAGCCAGCCAGCAGTGCTTTCTTAAGTCCTAATCCTCACATCTCTAGCTCTCCAAAggggtaaaaaaggaaaaatgcaagggaaaaagaaacaggcaCTGACCCTTCAAATTCAGCTGATGGGGATCCATCTCTGTCTTACACCTCTGCCATCATAAGCAGCAACTGTCAATCAAAACAAAATCCTAATATTTGGAGAACAAGGCCCTTAGGGCCCAATCTGAATCCCACAAGCACCTCCAGAAACGCAGGTACAGTGACTGCCACAGGGTTTGGGGTGGGAGGTCAGGCAGTTGCTAAGCCAGCCACAGGGGCTAAAACTGACAAACTGGTTTACCGCAGAGCCTTTCCCTGGAAGAGGTGAGCCTTTAAAGACTCTGGAGTCCCAAATATTTAATAGTTAAAGCAGAGATTCTGCCAGAGCCACTGTAacctgggaggagagggactCCAGTGCTTCCTACTCCCTCTCACCTGACACTCAATGGGTTTCTCTTTACATAATCTTTCTCAGcataaacaaatgaaagtttTACTTTGGATCCCCAAAATGTAATGCAACTTTCAAACACACCTTGAATCACACTGCATGACACTGGAAGACTCCCACACAGGTGCACTTAGAAATACCGTGAGTTAGCAGAGGGGATGCTTGAAACTGCACACAAAGCGGTGGCCACGGCAGTTTTGTGGTCGAGAAGTGATGTTTTAAGCACttaatattctaaaatgttaatttcctaCATTTTACTGGGCATGTACCTCACAATGATTTctactcaaaataaattaattttcagcAGTGGACACAAGGAGCAGATGCCCACATTTAATTGCTGTAGTAACTTAGGCAACATTCTGTTCCACTAAAAAGTATTTTTcgctttgaaaacaaaaaagaattgccatttactttcttttcccttttcatctGCCCAAACTGACAGTGATCtgtaactaaaaaaaacaaaaccaactaaGTAAAACTGCTTTCTTTTGGAAGTTTATTTTGGATAAAATAGTTGAAGACAGACTACAACAGTACATTGTACAAAAGGACTAGAAGATAACTCAGTCCTGGCATCCTGACATCTGTAAGCTTTCACCAGCTAAGGACTCTTCCCAGGCAGTGAAACCAAAGTTCCCTGTTGCACAAGAGGGTAAGATTTTTCTCCATCAGAAACAACGTAGTCACATAAATATATCCTTCCAGCCCTGCAAGTCTGAAGCCACCAAAACTCCATAAATGAGAAACCACTGCCTGCTCAAAATATCTGTAATATTAATGCAGCGATAAAAATCCCCCACACCTGGACAATTATCGGGTAACCACAGCTTTCAGCAAAGCAACAAGTGCTTGAGTTATTCCATTGTCATGTTCAGTTTACAGATCACGACTCCAATTCTGTAAAACCAAACCAAGAAGAAGTCGAGCCAAAGTGCTTCAGCTGCGATGGACACTATCTCCTGTCCTTTTTACCAGCTTTCCTCTTTCCCGAGAGCAGGTGCTTGGGTTTCATGTCAAACACATGTCTGTctgcctcccctttcctccccaagCGATTCATCTTCTTCTGAGCATTCTTCATCATGGTCTTGGCTTTCTTCACCATCtataaagcagaagaaaaacacGTCAGCTGTGGAAAACCTAATTTCCAAGCAAATTTCCATTACCTGTTAACACTCTGTCTGAATGGTCCGGGTCTGTGCTGTGAAGAGAAACCCTGGTGAGTCTCACTCATACCATGTTCCCATGGATCCACCACAGTACCTGCAGGAGCTCAACCAGTATCTGCAAGATGGAAACTACCCAGACAAGTCTCATACCTACAGGGACCAGATACACTCAGACATGGACTTCCTCTCAGACACACGGGGACACTGAGATTCCGGCCCATGAAACTACTCACATCTGACTAACAAGTGTCAATGCTGGTGTTAAATCCAGACTACCAGATGGAGACGGCGTGGTGGAATGGGAAACTCGGGCTCCCAAAAGGGAGACCGCTTGTAAGCTTATACACAAACTTTCTCAtctgaattttcaaaatgctAAAACTAaccatttttgtgtttatttaaaaaaaagaagtttcagcAAAAGAGACTGTATACATCCAAAGTGTCTTTCCCAAAAGACTCCCAAACAGCTCTCTCTGGGCTGGCTCCCCACATGGGCCTGTGGTGGGTGAAGGCCCCATGTCCAGGTTCTGAGCAGGACCGTTTCCTAGCACAGCCCTGAGCGGCTAGGACAGAGGCTCAGGCCGTGGTGCTATTACCACACCCTGCTCTGTCCACCCCAACAAGAAACCCATGCACTGAGGGCAAAGGTCCAGGGACACCCGGCTGTGCCAGGCCCAAGCCCGCCTCTTGGGGTGCAGCACACAGCCAAcgcccactcccccatccccaccccgcaGTTCTTGCAGCTCCAAGTGTTTGCCCTGAGCCCTCGTGTGATCAACAGTAGAAGctaccattttattaattacaCCTTGCAAGGACTAACCTTGACGTCGCGGAGACCAGAGACATCACGTGGGGTCCGAGAGCAACTGCGACTCCGGGCCACAGACGTGGGCGGGACAGAGTCTTCCCGCTTCCTTTTCCTTGTGACGCTCCGAGACCTTCTGGCCTGGACCATATAATGGGCCTGAAacacacagaaagcaaacttCAGTGCCTCAGGGTCCCAGCCTTAGTGACAAACATGAAGTTATTCCAACGAGGAGAGAAGGCACATGGAAGGGTTTTTAGAACCATCGTCAAATaagttaaatacatttaaaatacacatagtTAACTTCACATTAATTATTGgtcaaatagttttttttttttttggctgcgttgggtctttgtggctgcacacaggctttctctagttgccgtgagcgggggctactcttcgttgtggtgcgcgggcttttcaattacggtggcttctcttgttgcggagcatgggctctgggcgcgtgggcttcaatagttgtggctcgcgggctctagagcgcaggctcagtagttgtggcgcacgggcttagttgctccgcagcatgagggatcttcctggaccagggctcgaacctgtgtcccctgcatcggcaggtggattcttaaccactgcgccaccagggaagtcccaaatactCTTTTTCACTTTCACAGCTGCTTTAAGTTACAGAGCTGATTTTAactccatttaaaaaactttacttAGAGCTGCCTGTTCAGCCACATTAGCAGCACAATTTATGTAAAGTGCTGTCTCTCCTTCATGCCCCCTTTCCGGGATCATCCGCCTGAACACAGTGACGGCCGCCTGAAAGCTCAGCCTTGTGGGTGCTGAGATCCAGCTCTGCAAGCCAGCAGCTTGGCACCCCGGCCTGTGGCGCCCGCTCACGTTACTGTTTTGAAATAAGATGACACAATGATGTGAGAGGCAGGCACCCTAGAGCCCAGCACCTGATAAACAATCCAAAGTCAGAAGCCATATGTGAACATTAAAATAACACCCCATGTGAGCAGTATGGGGTGCTCACGCAGCTCACGCACTGCTGATCAAAATCCGAATTAGTCTAACACAACGTCATCCTTTGTTTCGGTAATTCCACTTCTTGGAATCTGTTTTGAGAAAACAATCCAGAACGTGAAGACGTTCTTTCACACAAAGACATGCATTCTCCAGAGTAATTCATCAAGCAAGAAAAACTGGGATCCTGAAAAAGGTATCTGAAATGCCTTCTAACCTCTGGGCTCCAAGGAACAGCTTTGAGCTATTTACAGCCTACGTTCCTCTCACGCCAAGAAACTCAAGACCACCTCATGTTTACCTGGTGTCTAAACTGAAGCTCTACGTGAAGACATCAGTCACCAAAGTCAAAGTTGCAGCTCAAGTCCTAAAAACTGCACACAACAACATAATTCTCAGCACAAACCCCAGCAGTGCTAACTCCTCTGTAACCCGCTCCTGCCCTGGTTCCCAGGACGGCGCCGCCCCACCCATGGCTCTGAGGCCGTCTGCACTCACATTGTCTTTGTTGTCCATGTCGACACCGAGACTGCGCATCTCATCCTCCAAAACCTTCCGCTGAACCTGAAGGCAGAAACGGACGTTGTTTTAAGCAAAATTAgtttgataaaatgtttaaaaaaaaatttcaagggaAACTACCTTTTACAATGATCCATGATACacttattttagaaattcttttaCTTGGGCTCATGTGTATGTTTTTGGACAACTCattaaataacatgaaaattaaCATTTCCTGGGCAATTTTTCTGAGCAGGACAACGTACGTGTTGCCCCTGGATTCCGCTCAGCTCCCCGGGGATTCCCACATGCAGACCCCAGAGGCCAGCACCTCCTCCCAAGCACACGGAGCCCCACGATGGTGGGGATACAGCGATGGCCATGCCTGTCAAGAGACAGTCATTCGCCACCACACAGGAACAGTATTTCGAACACATGACTGTCCTCCATGGAGAGGCGCCTAGCATCTGACATTTTCCCTCCTGTCCCATCTCACTCTAACTGCCCCACACACCATCCTCTTTCCCTGGGGAGCTGTGCCTCCGGACAAGAGCACGGAGCAGGAGGAAGATGCTAAGAAGACGGACCTGAGAACTGGAAGGACCCTGACACCATCTGATCCACTTGTGCCTCAGTGTGAACTTCCCCGTCCTAACCAGTCACAGGGCCCAGTTAAATCACCTTTGGCCCTAAGTTAGATTGGGttagtttttctgtaaattgtAAAAGATGACTCCtaataaagaattaaagaataagaaTGTGTTAATTGATGACTTTACATCTAGAAATTTATGCATAACTCACAATCTTCATTTGTTTCGGTACAGCTACAAAGGGGTTGAATCCAACAGTGAAAGTCACCAAGAAGGGGTATAATACTCAGAATATGAAAGAGCAACACTCACCCAACCTCAAAAGTCAACTTATACCAACAAAACAAAGTGAAGCATGTTTAGCATGGACCATACAAGACTCCAATACACAAAGAAATAGGTGACGCTCTTGGACACGACACGACACTTGCCTTCTTGGCTGTCCGAGGCATCCTGGGTCCCTGTGTATCCTTCTCTCTAGACTGCAGAatcttcaacttctttttttccctaatctGTTTTGCCAGCTGTTGGATTTCCACCATTTCTTCATCTTCAGTTTCAGATTCACTGTCATACACTCCAGCAGCTGTTCTTagctcttcttctttttctaactcttccaatttcttttaaaaaagtcataaTTAAACAAAGCCAACAATGAAAAACTCATAAAGAAGTGTAACAATCTTTATAGAAACCAGGTTTCCCCTAAGTCTTTTGGGGTATGATTAACACCCGGGTCCAGACTCACGTGGGCCTCGCCCTCTGTGCCAGGGCTCACCTCCCCGCAAACAGGCTCCGTGCGGAGATGAGCACAAAGACTAAGCCGACAGCCGCAGACTATTCTGTgccacttcttttccttctttagaaACAACCACTCCCACCTCCGAGGctaaaacatgtaaaatgttcCCCTCGCTCCCAGCAGGTACATGAAAGACCCTCCATCCTTGAAGAACTGAGAACATCAATCTGAACTGGCCTTGGACCACGACAGCCCGTGTATCCATCCCAAAGCTGTCCCAAACACAAGCTCGTTGGCCATacagttaataaaatttttaaatacatacaacGAATAAACCTCGACAGGAACCCGAGTCAGAGGTACCCCCATCAGTACTAGCGTGAAAAGGCATAGGGAGGGAGGTTGGACGGGAAGGCCAGGTCAGGCCATCTGAGCCCAGACTACGGAAACAGGATGTCACAGAGTAAGAGACAAAGCAAGAGGCACAACTGAAGAGATTAAGACATGAAATATAAATCAAGGATGCCATTTGAGAACTGAGGAGTGAATAACAAGGGAAACAAGGAACATAcgttgcaaatattttataaaatattttttgaaaaacttggctggcagttcctcaaaaagtgaaACATAAAATTATCTTATGACCCAGTAACTCTACTCCTAGGAATCTGCCCAAAAGTgttgaaaacaggtactcaataCTTATCcatcaatgttcatagtagcactaatCACAATACCCAAACGGTGGAAACAACactatgtccatcaacagatgaatggataaacaaaatgtgctacacatataaaatagaatatcactaagcaataaaaaggaatgaaagctctggcacatgctacaacatgggcaaaccttgaaaatattatgctaagtggaataagatCAACATATTGTaagactccatttatataaaatatacaaaacaggcaaatctagagagacagaaaagagatttGTGGTTGCCTGAGGCTAGGGGGAGGGGAGACTAGGAAGTGATTACTTATTGAGTACTGGGAGTTactttggggatgatgaaaaggtTCCGGAACTAcacagaggtggtggttgcacaacaccaTGACGGTACTAGATGCTACTTAACTGTACACTTtaacacatttgaaaaaaaaaacttgactcTGGAGAGAAAGGATAGCAACTAAAGGAGAGCACAGGGTCTAAGAAGTTTTTGTTTGCTGTGGACACTCATATGTTAAGAAACAGCAAACAAGGAGAGGACTGAAACAGGAGGCAGCTGCGTGTGCCGGGGCAGAACTTGGGGAAGACAAGGGGTCAGGCGGGGAGCAAGCAGCACCTGCAGCCACAGGGGCCCGCATGGGGTGGCGACGAGGGCGTCCACGCCCCGGGGACTCCCTTATTTAGTGAGGCCGCCCCTGAGACCAGCACAAGGAGCTCGGGCAGGAGgtctgggaggaaggggagagtctGCACCAGCACCCGGTGCAGGAACATGGTGCTGCGTGTGCAGGGCCCCAGGAGGCAGGGGCCCCGGGGTCTTGGTGGGCGTAGAAGGAACGAGGGCCATGGACAGAGGTGAGTGGAAAGTTGTGCGCGTGTCTTTCGGTGGTCGTGTTAAAGAGGaataaaagtcaaataatttaACTAGTGACACAAACCTGCATGATGTCAGGATCAATATAGTCGGCTATGTTATGGCCTTCCCAGATCTCAGGTATCTTATCATGTTTCTCCGATGAATTCATTATATCCCAGTACTCTAAAGGTCAAAGAACAAAAAGTTTATAGTTGTTTTTAACATCAACTACCGTGTGCCCCAAACGAGCCACCACTTACGCAAGTCCTACACCTGTGAAGACAACAGAGCACTTGTGTTCAACACTAGGTAAGCAATGTAACATGCTCGACCAAAGGATTGCTCCAAGCACATCCCAAGACCCATCAGTACCTCAGGATCAAAGTGTCCAAAGGCATGAACAACAGATTATCAACAATATCAGCCTGGTCCAACACTTACATGCTAGGAAAGTTACAGAAATGATCACTCACAGAAAACTACCTGGGAGGAAGAAATCTCAGAGTCCTGGCAGAATGCAACCTCTCACCTTcaagaaattaaattaacaaaatgcTGCAAGACTTGCACCCATTAATAAtgcactttcacatttttcacacaactggCATCTGAAAACAACTATCACATTTGAGCCCTTACTTTGAAGATCCAGAATATAATCATCTCCCATTTCCAGCTCAATGTCCCGTTCCTGCAATGAAAACACAGTTTTCATCAGTGCTATTTGACCTTCAGAACCAGAACTGCtgggccccctcccttccctgtggaATCACCCCTTCTCCAACCGAAGAGCCAATCCTTTCAGCACCTGAGGCTCAGCGCCCATTTCTGGTGGGAAAGCTGTTTCTGCCACTGGCAGACCTGGCACCTCCACCCAGGAGGGTGTCCAGGCCCCAGGGGGTTTATGCTCCAAAGCCCTGCCCCGCACATGCTCTCCAGCACAGGCCCATGGGCGCTCCCGTCACCTACCCGTCTCCTCTTCGGCTCCCTGAGCTCCATTCTCTTTCTGCGTGCCACGACTCCTTCAGGGATGAATGGGGGCCGCCCCTGAGAAGACATGAGTGGAAATACCTAAATGAAATGCCTTGCTAAATCAAAACACAAAGATGAAAAACTACAAGAAATTCTCCATCTGCATGGGAAACACAAAACCACACCCAGACCAACTAAAAACCAAGATgatctgggggagaggggaaggtgcAGGGCCAGTCTGGGCAAGGAAGCTGGGAAGGCTCCGTAAGcagattctaaagtttatttagaaaaaacaaaCGGTAAGAGAATCAAGAAAAAGTATGGATGAAGAAAGCAATACAGGAGAAATAAAGCAGATCAATGAACAGGAGAAATTCAGACATAAGCCCAAGCACAGAAGGGAATACGATGGGAAGACACATCATCCAGCCATCAGTCCTGAGATAAACGATGAGCTGGGTGAAGACCACCACCTGCTTCCcatgaacaagataaaaccacaacTAAATGAagacttctattaaaaaaaaggtaaaatttaaaaattgaaccatcagaatacagaagaaaaaataccttaaagaaaacaaatctacACAACATACAGGAGTCTGATTtccttaatataaaaattacaaatcagTAAGAGATAACCTAAAgaagtgaaaaagcaaataagTATGTCAATACCAAGATACACATCCTGTTCCACATGATGTTCACTAACTGAAAACAATCATGTTGAATAATCACTGAGTGTGACTGCCTGAAACTACAGTGTAGAAATATCACTTCTTATAATGTAATTTCCactttattttggggaaaaaaactgaaaacttgtGTAACTTTTTGAGAACAAATATGATAAAAATCATTAACAACATCACTGACAGTGATCTTTACCTGTATTGTTAATGCCTAGACTAGCTACCAAAAATtagtgttgaatgaataaatacataagaaacattaaaataaataaataaaaagtgggaATTCCcaggtggcccagtggttaggattctgggctttcactgacATGGTCCTGGGTTCAATCGccggtcggggaactgagatcccacaagctgtgcagcacagcaaaaaaaaa is a window encoding:
- the LOC118890021 gene encoding isopentenyl-diphosphate Delta-isomerase 1 isoform X1, with product MWRVLERARAIGRAAVGGGARSGGGRCAWELGLQETGAAECRPASGRLLRSPGRRAGWAAMPEVSTDELDERQVQLLAEMCILIDENDRRIGAETKKNCHLNENIERGLLHRAFSVFLFNTENKLLLQQRSDAKITFPGCFTNTCCSHPLNNPRELEENNAIGVRRAAQRRLKAELGIPMEEVPPEEINYLTRIHYKAQSDGIWGEHEIDYILFVKKNVTLNPDPNEIKSYCYVSKEELEELLEKAARGEIKITPWFQIIAETFLFRWWDNLNHLNQFVDHEKIHRM
- the LOC118890021 gene encoding isopentenyl-diphosphate Delta-isomerase 1 isoform X2, which produces MPEVSTDELDERQVQLLAEMCILIDENDRRIGAETKKNCHLNENIERGLLHRAFSVFLFNTENKLLLQQRSDAKITFPGCFTNTCCSHPLNNPRELEENNAIGVRRAAQRRLKAELGIPMEEVPPEEINYLTRIHYKAQSDGIWGEHEIDYILFVKKNVTLNPDPNEIKSYCYVSKEELEELLEKAARGEIKITPWFQIIAETFLFRWWDNLNHLNQFVDHEKIHRM